CGTGCTGGTCGAGTCGTTCCGGCCCGGGGTCATGGACCGGCTCGGCGTCGGCCACGCCGCCCTCGCCGAGGTCAACGAGCGCCTCGTCTACGTGGCCGTCTCCGGCTACGGCGCGGACGGCCCGTACGCCGACCGGGCCGGGCACGACGTCAACTACCTCGGCTACGCCGGCGCCCTGTCGTTCAGCGGCCACGCCGCGACCGGGCCGTGGCAGCCGGGGCTGCAGATCGCCGACCTCGGCGGCGGCGGCCTCCTGGCGGTGGTCGCCGTCCTCACCGCGCTGCGGGTGCGTGACGCGACCGGCAAGGGCCAGCTCTGCGACGTGTCGATGACCGACGGCGTCGTGTCCTGGCTGACGCTGCACGCGGGGGCGTTCGCGGCGACCGGCCGCCCGCCCGGGCCGGGGACCGAGCTGCTCAACGGCGGGTACGCCTGCTACGGCGTCTACGCCTGCGCCGACGGCCGCCACCTCACCGTCGGCGCGCTGGAGCCGCCGTTCTTCGCCGCACTCTGCCGCGCGCTCGGCGCCGAGGACCTCCTCCCGTGGCACGTCGACCCGGACCGCCAGGCCGAGCTGCGCGCCCGCCTCGAAGCGATCTTCGCCACGCGGACCCGCGACGAGTGGCTGGACCTGCTCGTTTCCGCCGACTGCTGCGTCGGGCCGGTCAACGACCTGGCCGAGGCGTTCGCCGACCCGCAGGTGCGGGCGCGCGGGATGGTGGCCGAGCGCGCGCTGGCCGACGGCACGGCGTTCCCCGAGCTGGGCGTCGTGCCGCGCCTCGCCGCGACGCCCGGGCGCACCGGCGGCCCGGCCCCGGCGCTCGGCGCCGACACCGACGCCGTCCTCGCCGGTCTCGGCCTCGACGCGGACGCGGTCGCCGGGCTGCGCGCCGAGGGCGTCGTGTGAACGACGCCGCCGCGCTGCCCGACGCCGCCCGCCAGCGGGTGCTCTCCTACGCCGCCACCGCGCTCGGCGCGCTGGAGGCGGCGGACGTGCCGCCGTCGCTCAAGC
This genomic interval from Mycobacteriales bacterium contains the following:
- a CDS encoding CaiB/BaiF CoA-transferase family protein is translated as MTALPLAGLRVLDLSRLLPGGYCTLLLADLGADVLKVEEPGKGDYLRWMPPYASTGEGGMHLALNRGKRSLTLNLKTERGRDLLRDLARDADVLVESFRPGVMDRLGVGHAALAEVNERLVYVAVSGYGADGPYADRAGHDVNYLGYAGALSFSGHAATGPWQPGLQIADLGGGGLLAVVAVLTALRVRDATGKGQLCDVSMTDGVVSWLTLHAGAFAATGRPPGPGTELLNGGYACYGVYACADGRHLTVGALEPPFFAALCRALGAEDLLPWHVDPDRQAELRARLEAIFATRTRDEWLDLLVSADCCVGPVNDLAEAFADPQVRARGMVAERALADGTAFPELGVVPRLAATPGRTGGPAPALGADTDAVLAGLGLDADAVAGLRAEGVV